One Acidobacteriota bacterium genomic region harbors:
- the amrA gene encoding AmmeMemoRadiSam system protein A, producing the protein MRSDAPPAPLGAETRKALLALAREAIRVYVTEGRKLRPGQDFPIVAPHPRGAFVTLKTREGDLRGCIGTVLPAGSLDATVARMAVSAAVEDPRFPPVKTRDLTRIRLEISALTVPEPVPDEESVEVGRHGLIVRLGNRTGLLLPQVAVDWGWSREEFLRQVCLKAGLPPRAWRAPGTVLERFEAEVWGEEP; encoded by the coding sequence TTGCGGTCTGACGCCCCTCCGGCCCCCCTTGGGGCGGAGACCCGCAAGGCCCTGCTGGCCCTTGCCCGAGAGGCCATCCGGGTCTATGTGACGGAGGGCCGGAAGCTCCGGCCCGGACAGGATTTCCCGATCGTGGCCCCCCACCCCCGGGGGGCCTTCGTGACCCTGAAGACCCGGGAGGGAGACCTGCGGGGATGCATCGGCACCGTCCTGCCCGCCGGCTCCCTCGACGCCACCGTCGCCCGCATGGCGGTCAGCGCCGCCGTGGAGGACCCCCGGTTTCCACCGGTAAAGACCCGGGACTTGACACGGATCCGCCTGGAAATCAGCGCGCTCACGGTTCCGGAGCCCGTGCCGGATGAGGAGTCCGTCGAAGTGGGCCGCCACGGCCTCATCGTCCGCCTGGGAAACCGTACTGGCCTTCTTCTCCCCCAGGTGGCCGTCGATTGGGGCTGGAGCCGAGAGGAATTTCTGAGGCAGGTCTGCCTGAAGGCAGGCCTGCCGCCCCGCGCGTGGAGGGCCCCGGGTACGGTCCTGGAGAGGTTCGAGGCCGAGGTCTGGGGGGAGGAGCCCTGA
- the sppA gene encoding signal peptide peptidase SppA: MSENPTSAPRRVRWGLIVALVVVVGLVLAVVLALAGFASLMKGPAVSVKPDSTLVIALDRPLQELPPNPLFTEFFKIKVYSVHEVVAALDRASVDDRITGVLLDVGAIPAGFGKIQEIRAAVERFKKSGKPVWAYFESAGNGGYYLASSADKIFAPPSANLMLTGLLAEIPFYRGVLDKIRVEPQLYHIGDYKSYSDTFMRKDMTEAQREATNAILDSLYGQMVRGIAEGRKVTPESVMAKVDRGFLWGAQLKEEGLVDDLLYRDQVEEALRKANGNEEKWNRVEMDQYIKDHRVDPSSKARKTVALVLASGGIISGEGEGSDGGSGGNVGSATLVKWLRKVGEDKGVSAVVLRVDSPGGSGLASDIIWRQVQVLRKSKPVVVSMSDVAASGGYYIAMGSDGIVAQPGTITGSIGVVSGKFVLKGLYDWIDYREEILKRGANADMLSSGVRFSPEQEKIIEGQMRAFYQDFVAKAAEGRKMSYEDVDRVAQGRIWSGEDALKIGLVDRLGGIPEAMDLAKEKAGIPKDERVRVRVYPRPKSFFESFLDGGAEEVVRARQIRALPPELATAYAEYEQLRPLASEPFVLVAPAGLPGALAGPAR; this comes from the coding sequence ATGAGCGAGAATCCAACATCCGCCCCCCGACGCGTTCGCTGGGGCCTCATCGTCGCCCTCGTCGTGGTGGTCGGCCTGGTCCTCGCCGTCGTCCTGGCCCTGGCGGGCTTCGCGTCCCTCATGAAGGGACCCGCGGTTTCGGTGAAGCCGGACTCCACGCTGGTCATCGCCTTGGACCGCCCCCTCCAGGAACTTCCGCCCAACCCTCTCTTCACCGAGTTTTTCAAGATCAAGGTGTACTCGGTCCATGAGGTGGTGGCGGCCCTGGACCGGGCGTCCGTGGACGACCGGATCACCGGCGTCCTTCTGGATGTGGGCGCCATCCCTGCCGGTTTCGGCAAGATCCAGGAAATCCGTGCCGCCGTCGAGCGCTTCAAGAAAAGCGGGAAACCGGTGTGGGCCTACTTTGAGAGCGCGGGCAACGGGGGCTACTACCTGGCCTCCTCGGCCGACAAGATCTTCGCGCCGCCTTCGGCCAACCTGATGCTGACGGGCCTGCTGGCGGAGATTCCCTTTTACCGCGGAGTACTGGACAAGATCCGCGTGGAGCCGCAGCTCTACCACATCGGGGATTACAAGTCCTACTCCGACACCTTCATGCGGAAAGACATGACGGAGGCCCAGCGGGAAGCCACGAACGCCATCCTGGACAGCCTGTACGGCCAGATGGTCCGCGGCATCGCGGAGGGGCGGAAGGTGACCCCCGAATCCGTCATGGCGAAGGTGGACCGCGGATTCCTTTGGGGGGCCCAGCTCAAGGAGGAGGGCCTCGTGGATGACCTGCTCTACCGGGACCAGGTGGAGGAGGCCCTGAGGAAGGCGAACGGGAACGAAGAGAAGTGGAACCGTGTGGAGATGGACCAGTACATCAAGGACCACCGGGTGGACCCGTCCTCCAAGGCTCGAAAAACCGTCGCCCTTGTGCTCGCCAGCGGTGGGATCATCTCGGGCGAAGGGGAAGGGTCAGACGGCGGCTCCGGTGGTAACGTGGGCTCCGCCACCCTTGTGAAGTGGTTGAGGAAGGTCGGAGAGGACAAGGGCGTGTCGGCCGTGGTGCTTCGGGTGGACAGCCCTGGCGGATCCGGCCTGGCGTCGGACATCATTTGGCGCCAGGTCCAGGTTCTCAGGAAGTCCAAGCCCGTCGTCGTGTCCATGTCGGATGTGGCCGCCTCCGGGGGCTACTACATCGCCATGGGCTCCGACGGGATCGTGGCCCAGCCGGGAACCATTACGGGTTCCATCGGGGTGGTGTCCGGAAAATTCGTCCTCAAAGGGCTCTACGATTGGATCGATTACAGGGAGGAGATCCTGAAAAGGGGGGCCAACGCCGACATGCTCAGCTCCGGCGTCCGGTTCTCCCCGGAGCAGGAGAAGATCATCGAGGGGCAGATGAGGGCCTTCTACCAGGACTTCGTGGCCAAGGCCGCGGAGGGCCGCAAAATGTCCTACGAGGACGTGGACCGGGTGGCCCAGGGGCGCATCTGGTCGGGTGAGGACGCCCTGAAGATCGGGCTCGTGGACCGCCTGGGCGGGATCCCGGAGGCCATGGACCTGGCCAAGGAGAAGGCGGGGATCCCCAAGGACGAGCGGGTCCGGGTGCGCGTGTACCCGCGCCCCAAGAGTTTCTTCGAGTCCTTCCTGGATGGGGGCGCCGAGGAGGTGGTTCGGGCGAGGCAGATCCGCGCCCTTCCGCCTGAACTGGCCACGGCCTACGCCGAGTACGAGCAACTCAGGCCCCTCGCCTCCGAGCCGTTCGTCCTGGTGGCCCCGGCCGGTTTGCCCGGGGCGCTGGCCGGTCCCGCCCGATGA
- a CDS encoding NifU family protein, with translation MSETFESRVREVIARIRPALQMDGGDIEIVEIQEPNLKVRLVGACHGCPGAVYTLYQGVYGELKRTIPEFGELVAV, from the coding sequence ATGTCCGAGACCTTTGAGAGCCGCGTCCGCGAAGTCATCGCTCGAATCCGGCCGGCGTTGCAGATGGACGGTGGAGACATCGAGATCGTGGAGATCCAGGAGCCGAACCTCAAGGTCAGGCTGGTGGGGGCCTGTCACGGCTGTCCAGGAGCCGTCTACACGCTCTATCAAGGGGTCTACGGCGAACTCAAGCGGACCATCCCCGAATTCGGGGAGTTGGTTGCGGTCTGA
- a CDS encoding sigma-54 dependent transcriptional regulator, which produces MAQFAPDPATDAPESLLLGPEFTRTLLGAIPCGMLLMDEERRVLAVNDVLEKALGVPANRLLGMRGGGALGCVYARRLESCGDAEACRSCDVLRLAEVALQEGRTQRTRARLQVVLGGKVQDLELHLSASPFIHRSRKYVMVLIEDLSRLVRLKQAPREEGFHGMIGKDPQMEGLFEAIRVVARLPVPVLVHGESGVGKELVAVAIHKESPRALRHIVPVNCGVLTDGLLESELFGHVRGAFTGAIRDKKGRFELADGGTIFLDEIGELSPAMQVKLLRVLQDGSFERVGGEHTTRVDVRVICATNRNLEREVAQGRFRADLYYRLAVVPIQVPPLRHRREDIPVLARHLLERICSEHGHPPARISAEALDRLQAHDWPGNVRELENALHFALVQSRGADLEVRHLPGTVRGPAEVELLRGAVRRRRPLARLAVSEALLSCGGNKVLAARKLGVSRATLYRFLERNT; this is translated from the coding sequence ATGGCCCAGTTCGCTCCCGACCCCGCGACCGATGCTCCCGAAAGCCTGCTCCTTGGACCCGAGTTCACCCGGACGCTGCTGGGGGCCATTCCTTGCGGCATGCTCCTCATGGACGAGGAAAGGCGCGTTCTCGCGGTCAACGACGTGCTCGAAAAGGCGCTGGGAGTTCCGGCGAACCGACTCCTTGGCATGAGAGGGGGCGGGGCGCTGGGGTGTGTGTACGCTCGCCGTCTCGAGTCGTGCGGAGATGCAGAGGCGTGCAGGTCTTGCGATGTTCTGAGACTCGCCGAAGTGGCGCTCCAGGAAGGGAGGACCCAGCGGACCCGGGCCCGACTTCAGGTGGTCCTCGGTGGAAAGGTCCAAGACCTGGAGCTTCACTTGAGCGCTTCTCCGTTCATCCACCGGAGCCGGAAATACGTCATGGTGCTGATCGAGGACCTCTCCCGGCTGGTGCGATTGAAGCAGGCCCCCAGGGAAGAGGGCTTTCACGGGATGATCGGGAAGGACCCCCAAATGGAGGGCCTGTTCGAGGCCATCCGCGTGGTGGCGCGCCTTCCTGTTCCGGTGCTGGTGCACGGCGAAAGCGGCGTGGGAAAAGAACTTGTGGCGGTGGCCATCCACAAGGAGAGCCCGAGAGCCCTCCGGCACATCGTCCCCGTGAACTGCGGGGTGCTCACCGACGGCCTGCTTGAAAGCGAGCTGTTCGGGCACGTCCGGGGCGCCTTCACGGGAGCCATTCGGGACAAGAAGGGCCGCTTCGAACTGGCCGACGGCGGGACCATCTTCCTCGACGAAATCGGGGAACTCAGTCCGGCCATGCAAGTCAAGCTCTTGCGGGTCCTTCAGGATGGAAGCTTTGAGCGCGTGGGGGGGGAGCACACGACGCGCGTGGACGTCCGCGTCATCTGCGCCACCAACCGCAACTTGGAGCGGGAGGTCGCCCAGGGTCGCTTCCGGGCGGACCTGTACTACCGCCTCGCCGTGGTTCCCATCCAGGTGCCTCCCCTGCGCCACCGCCGGGAGGACATCCCGGTCCTCGCCCGACACTTGCTCGAGAGGATCTGCTCCGAGCACGGCCACCCGCCGGCCAGAATCTCGGCGGAGGCGCTGGATCGTCTGCAGGCCCACGACTGGCCGGGCAACGTGCGGGAGCTGGAAAACGCCCTGCATTTCGCGCTGGTTCAGTCCCGCGGGGCGGACCTTGAAGTCCGCCATCTGCCCGGTACCGTGAGAGGGCCCGCGGAGGTGGAACTCTTGCGCGGGGCGGTGCGGCGCAGAAGGCCGCTGGCCCGCCTGGCGGTTTCGGAGGCCCTGCTCTCGTGCGGTGGGAACAAGGTGCTGGCGGCTCGAAAGCTGGGAGTGAGCCGGGCCACACTCTATCGGTTTCTCGAACGCAACACCTAG
- a CDS encoding sigma-54 dependent transcriptional regulator, translating into MNPRVLLAEDRASLRRAVAEVLVREGFEVVEAAEGRAAMAIVEEGGYDLALLDLKLPVHTGLELLRASRDRWPLAPVVLLTAYGSVETAVEAMKGGAADFLSKPVDPDHLLLVVRRALDTVRQGRVHEALSADLDRIAAFRPIRGKSRLLLEAQEQAARVAPTSTTCLILGETGVGKELFARAIHDAGPRRNQPFVAVNCAALPETLLENELFGHEKGAFTGAHASALGKIEYAHGGTLFLDEIGEMGPALQAKLLRVLEDKSFTRVGGTRPIRVDVRVLCATHRDLSRMVRDGSFREDLFFRVSAFPIRIPPLRERPGDVEDLAEHFLVHFRRELGRPALSFTPEAISWMKSQPWPGNVRELMNRVERGAILAPADGLIGPEILAGGRMPPPGGTDPPPVQEEDPEAWLEAEERWRAREVLRRCGGDRRRAARLLDWTGSRLEAALAKEEAGGE; encoded by the coding sequence TTGAACCCCCGCGTCCTTCTCGCGGAGGACCGGGCCAGCCTCCGCAGGGCTGTGGCGGAGGTGCTCGTCCGGGAGGGATTCGAAGTGGTGGAGGCGGCGGAGGGGCGCGCCGCCATGGCCATCGTGGAAGAGGGCGGGTACGATCTGGCGCTGCTGGACCTCAAGCTTCCCGTTCACACGGGGCTTGAACTACTTCGGGCCAGCAGGGACCGCTGGCCTCTCGCCCCCGTCGTGCTCCTCACGGCTTACGGATCGGTGGAAACGGCCGTGGAGGCCATGAAGGGGGGCGCCGCCGACTTCCTGAGCAAGCCCGTGGATCCCGACCACCTTCTGCTGGTCGTGCGCAGGGCCCTGGATACGGTGCGGCAGGGCCGCGTCCACGAAGCCCTTTCGGCGGACCTCGACCGCATCGCGGCGTTTCGCCCCATCCGGGGGAAAAGCCGGCTCCTGTTGGAGGCGCAGGAGCAGGCGGCCAGGGTGGCGCCGACGTCCACCACGTGCCTCATCCTCGGGGAGACGGGCGTGGGCAAGGAGCTCTTCGCCCGAGCCATCCACGACGCGGGCCCGAGGCGAAATCAGCCCTTCGTGGCCGTGAATTGCGCGGCTCTTCCCGAGACCCTGCTCGAGAACGAGCTCTTCGGCCACGAAAAGGGGGCCTTTACGGGGGCGCACGCCTCGGCTCTCGGGAAGATCGAATACGCCCACGGCGGCACGCTCTTTCTCGACGAAATCGGGGAGATGGGCCCCGCCCTCCAGGCCAAACTCCTGAGGGTCCTCGAGGACAAGTCCTTCACCCGGGTCGGGGGGACGCGGCCCATTCGGGTGGATGTCCGGGTCCTGTGCGCCACCCACCGGGACCTCTCCCGGATGGTCCGGGACGGTAGCTTCCGGGAGGACCTCTTTTTTCGGGTGAGCGCCTTTCCCATTCGGATTCCCCCCTTGAGGGAACGCCCCGGCGACGTGGAGGACCTGGCCGAGCATTTCCTGGTACACTTCCGGCGGGAGTTGGGCCGCCCGGCCCTCTCCTTCACGCCGGAGGCGATCTCCTGGATGAAGTCCCAGCCTTGGCCGGGAAACGTCCGGGAACTCATGAACCGCGTGGAGAGGGGAGCCATCCTTGCTCCGGCGGACGGCCTCATCGGCCCCGAGATTCTCGCGGGCGGTCGAATGCCCCCACCCGGGGGGACGGACCCGCCGCCCGTGCAGGAGGAAGATCCGGAGGCCTGGCTCGAAGCCGAGGAGCGGTGGAGAGCCCGGGAGGTCCTCCGACGTTGCGGGGGGGACCGGCGCAGGGCCGCGCGGCTGCTGGACTGGACGGGAAGCCGCCTGGAAGCGGCCCTGGCCAAAGAAGAGGCGGGGGGCGAGTGA
- a CDS encoding transglycosylase SLT domain-containing protein: MRRAFRVIERLLACSAALSGLFLVNVWSKPAGHTGEVAVRVNRPASCRPAPSRTPLLLSRALVDCRQRWPRPLFDRTASAVDEVSRTHGYSPDFVLSVIKHESTFQVGAVSPKGAVGLMQLLPATARSVASKEGIDLDGASLFDPALNIRLGFAYLKSLEESYGTVDAALVVYNAGPQALKRGGEDGLPRKAYRRDIEETRRTYALWLKSP, from the coding sequence ATGAGACGCGCCTTTCGGGTCATTGAGCGCCTATTGGCGTGCAGCGCCGCCCTGTCGGGGCTGTTCCTCGTGAACGTCTGGAGCAAACCCGCGGGCCATACGGGAGAGGTGGCGGTGCGGGTGAACCGGCCGGCATCCTGCCGCCCCGCACCCTCCCGAACCCCCCTCCTGCTCTCCCGAGCCCTGGTGGACTGCCGCCAGCGGTGGCCCCGTCCCCTTTTCGACCGAACCGCCTCGGCCGTGGACGAAGTTTCCCGAACCCACGGGTATTCGCCCGACTTCGTCCTCAGCGTGATCAAGCACGAGAGCACCTTTCAGGTGGGCGCCGTCTCCCCGAAGGGAGCCGTGGGACTCATGCAGCTGCTTCCCGCGACGGCACGGTCCGTCGCCTCCAAGGAGGGGATCGACCTCGACGGGGCGAGCCTCTTCGACCCCGCGCTCAATATCCGGCTGGGATTCGCGTACCTCAAGTCGCTCGAGGAATCCTATGGGACCGTGGACGCCGCCCTGGTCGTCTACAACGCGGGCCCCCAGGCTCTGAAGCGGGGCGGAGAGGACGGCCTTCCCCGAAAGGCCTACCGCCGCGACATCGAGGAGACGCGAAGGACCTACGCGCTGTGGTTGAAAAGCCCCTGA